A section of the Heterodontus francisci isolate sHetFra1 chromosome 7, sHetFra1.hap1, whole genome shotgun sequence genome encodes:
- the LOC137371828 gene encoding C-X-C chemokine receptor type 2-like, whose amino-acid sequence MKLTDFDYLYDMFENYTDTEEDDFDPDMSPCTTIINESINTVLTVVYSLVCFLAVTGNMVVMVVILYNRRTISSTDIYLLHLAVADLLFAVTLPFWAVDAISGWVFGDVMCKIISILQEVNFYSGILLLACISIDRYLAIVYSTQTHKQKRPFVIKLVCAAVWLLAIILSLPVLYKGEYTPPDSSRTMCYEKLDGESAEKWRVTTRFLRHFIGFLIPLLVMIFCYSVTIQKLCQTKGFQKQKAMKVIIAVVLAFLICWLPYNITVFIDTLMRSKLIDETCDMRNHIDRALSATQILGFLHSCINPILYAFIGVKFRRNLVNLLATKGVIKKSAKSHYRRSVSSSSESGLTSTTI is encoded by the coding sequence ATGAAGCTTACTGATTTCGATTACCTCTACGACATGTTTGAAAATTATACTGATACTGAAGAGGATGACTTTGATCCAGACATGTCACCCTGTACAACCATTATAAATGAGTCAATCAACACGGTGCTGACTGTTGTCTATAGCCTGGTTTGTTTCCTCGCTGTGACAGGGAACATGGTTGTAATGGTTGTCATACTTTACAATCGTCGCACAATATCATCCACAGACATCTACCTGCTTCATCTGGCAGTGGCCGATCTGCTCTTTGCTGTGACCTTGCCCTTTTGGGCAGTGGATGCCATATCTGGGTGGGTGTTTGGTGATGTCATGTGTAAGATTATCAGCATATTACAGGAAGTTAACTTTTACAGTGGGATTCTGTTGCTGGCTTGTATCAGTATCGATCGCTATCTGGCCATTGTCTACTCTACACAGACTCACAAACAGAAGAGACCATTTGTAATCAAACTGGTCTGTGCTGCAGTTTGGTTGCTGGCCATTATTCTGTCTTTACCTGTTCTGTACAAGGGTGAATATACTCCGCCGGATTCCAGCAGAACGATGTGTTATGAAAAACTTGACGGTGAATCGGCTGAAAAATGGAGAGTAACCACCAGGTTTTTGAGGCACTTTATTGGGTTCCTCATCCCACTGCTTGTCATGATCTTCTGCTACAGTGTGACGATCCAGAAACTGTGTCAAACGAAGGGATTCCAGAAACAGAAAGCCATGAAGGTCATCATAGCGGTGGTTCTGGCTTTTCTCATTTGTTGGCTGCCGTATAATATTACTGTGTTCATCGACACACTGATGAGGAGTAAACTCATTGATGAGACTTGTGACATGCGCAATCATATCGACAGAGCTCTGTCTGCAACCCAAATCTTGGGATTCCTGCACAGCTGCATCAACCCAATCTTATACGCATTCATCGGGGTGAAATTCAGGAGGAACCTGGTCAACCTTTTGGCTACAAAAGGGGTTATTAAGAAAAGTGCCAAGTCACATTACAGGAGATCTGTATCCTCCTCCTCTGAATCTGGACTGACTTCAACGACCATATAG